The following coding sequences lie in one Megalodesulfovibrio gigas DSM 1382 = ATCC 19364 genomic window:
- a CDS encoding sensor histidine kinase — protein sequence MLLLLAPDAPWRLLRLGRWTTAGLALAGGLLLLAGWTAGGVAVLAAGSGLAVVGAWWMQRSLARSLAHAQHLDKALLQSQKMAEIGQLASGVAHEINNPLAIIGQEAELALLLLGDENPNGHGADIRDSLRQICQQVARGGDITRKLLDFSRPREAFVQAWDLNRLVEDMILLVERDERLIDVDVIRSYDPTLTSLHTDGPLLRQVLLNLLNNAAQAAQAAQATQATQTVQSGQAPPTRTGHITVTTAKTASHAEISVRDSGAGILPEHLDKLFTPFFTTKAPGQGTGLGLALCKRMVESLGGSIRVHSVYGQGAAFTIQLPLDVPAGRALHEAPRHG from the coding sequence ATGCTGCTGTTGCTGGCGCCGGACGCCCCCTGGCGGCTCTTGCGCCTGGGTCGCTGGACCACCGCCGGCCTGGCCCTGGCCGGTGGCCTGCTGCTGCTGGCCGGCTGGACCGCCGGCGGCGTGGCCGTGCTGGCCGCAGGTTCCGGCCTGGCCGTGGTCGGCGCGTGGTGGATGCAGCGCTCCCTGGCCCGTTCCCTGGCCCACGCGCAGCACCTGGACAAGGCCCTGCTGCAGTCCCAGAAAATGGCGGAAATCGGCCAGCTGGCTTCGGGTGTGGCCCACGAGATCAACAATCCCCTGGCCATCATCGGCCAGGAAGCGGAACTGGCCCTGCTGCTCCTGGGCGACGAGAACCCCAACGGCCACGGTGCGGACATCCGCGACAGTCTGCGCCAGATCTGCCAGCAGGTGGCCCGCGGCGGAGACATCACCCGCAAACTGCTGGACTTCTCCCGCCCCCGCGAAGCCTTTGTGCAGGCCTGGGACCTCAACAGGCTGGTGGAAGACATGATCCTGTTGGTGGAACGGGACGAACGACTCATCGATGTGGACGTGATCCGCAGCTATGATCCGACCCTGACCAGCCTGCACACCGACGGCCCCCTGCTGCGGCAGGTGCTGCTGAATCTGCTCAACAATGCAGCCCAGGCCGCCCAGGCCGCCCAGGCGACCCAGGCGACCCAGACAGTGCAGTCTGGACAAGCCCCCCCCACCCGTACGGGGCACATCACCGTGACCACCGCCAAAACGGCCAGCCATGCGGAAATTTCCGTGCGGGACAGCGGCGCCGGCATTCTGCCGGAACATCTGGACAAGCTCTTCACCCCCTTCTTCACCACCAAGGCCCCCGGCCAGGGCACCGGGCTGGGGCTGGCTCTGTGCAAGCGCATGGTGGAGAGCCTGGGCGGCAGCATTCGCGTGCACAGCGTGTACGGCCAGGGTGCCGCCTTCACCATCCAACTGCCGCTGGACGTTCCGGCCGGCAGGGCATTGCATGAGGCACCACGCCATGGCTGA
- a CDS encoding PEP/pyruvate-binding domain-containing protein, with product MADGPLHQIIASSIKRLLPAHKRTAAVAEADRKAFFRARYQAFLQLLESNTELLGIISELETRHAGGEVVGMTHLKQLSTRAMFHGLRMIASFETLSDKAQPELRARVDTIRDRLQQVLVQPDPATDTPFILALDQLHRELVDSAGAKAANLGELRSRLHLPTPDGFAVTVTGFQHFIRENELADVIRLCISVVQPGDPATYAEASRTIQDAILESPMPPDLEAAMLDAFDACAARSHLSPEALRLAVRSSALGEDGELSHAGQYLSELHVTRDQLCPAWKRVAASLYSPQALGYLLQHGLSLDGLAMCAACVRMVDAAASGVLYTRHPWGLGRRAMYVNAVWGLGAFAVEGRVQPDVYILDADSGQQLQRRIGSKEAMLTICKDGLAEQETPTAWRSQPCLDDAQLQALRRAALILEAHYGQPQDVEWAVDRAGALCFLQSRPLGMWGRQTDADSAGLQDEALPVLLEGGDTACPGLAAGPVFLSQSPDDAAHLPDGTVLVARHSSPAYTVAFPRLAGVITEHGSVTGHMASVSREFGIPTLVGVSGVMQALTTGQEITLDAWSRRIHAGLHPAALEAQRQSRMSCPLTPPDAVQHSPARIALQTLRRELVPLTLTDPKSPDFSPAHCHTVHDVMRYLHEKSYGEMFVISDHVSKSAGQEGFALRLEGTTGLDLHIIDLGGGLTDKHPHRRGVPVEDVVSRPFKALLRGLILDPKIQGPRPVHLKGFFAVLGEQMVGEHHLQKDRFGDRSYAIISDKYLNFSSRVGYHYGVLDCYCGQTVNKNYITFSFKGGAADEVRRGRRARGIALILERMGFVVETVSDRVSGRFQKYDAATIEAVLAEMGRLLQYTRQVDMLMTGEASVQAMADCFFTGTCYFEPTP from the coding sequence ATGGCTGACGGGCCCCTGCATCAGATCATCGCCTCCTCCATCAAGCGGCTGCTGCCTGCCCACAAGCGCACGGCCGCCGTGGCCGAGGCCGACCGCAAGGCCTTTTTCCGCGCCCGGTATCAGGCCTTCTTGCAATTGCTGGAGTCCAACACCGAGCTGCTGGGCATCATCTCGGAACTGGAAACCCGGCACGCCGGCGGCGAGGTGGTGGGCATGACCCACCTTAAACAGCTTTCCACCCGGGCCATGTTCCACGGCCTGCGGATGATCGCCAGCTTCGAGACCCTTTCCGACAAGGCCCAGCCCGAACTGCGCGCCAGGGTGGACACCATCCGCGACAGGCTGCAGCAGGTGCTGGTGCAGCCGGACCCGGCCACAGACACGCCCTTCATCCTCGCCCTGGACCAGCTGCACCGCGAACTGGTGGACAGTGCCGGCGCCAAGGCCGCCAACCTGGGCGAACTGCGCAGCCGCCTGCATCTGCCCACGCCGGACGGCTTTGCCGTCACCGTGACGGGCTTTCAGCATTTCATTCGGGAAAACGAGCTGGCGGACGTCATCCGCCTGTGCATCTCCGTGGTCCAGCCCGGGGATCCGGCCACCTACGCCGAGGCCAGCCGGACCATTCAGGACGCCATCCTCGAATCCCCCATGCCCCCGGATCTGGAAGCGGCCATGCTGGACGCCTTCGACGCCTGCGCCGCCCGCAGCCATCTGTCCCCGGAGGCCCTGCGCCTGGCCGTGCGCTCCAGCGCCCTGGGCGAAGACGGCGAACTCTCCCACGCCGGCCAGTACCTGAGCGAGCTGCACGTAACCCGAGACCAGCTTTGCCCGGCCTGGAAGCGCGTGGCTGCCAGCCTCTATTCGCCCCAGGCCCTGGGGTATCTGCTGCAGCACGGCCTTTCCCTGGACGGCCTGGCCATGTGCGCAGCCTGCGTGCGCATGGTGGACGCCGCCGCCAGCGGCGTCCTGTACACCCGGCACCCCTGGGGTCTGGGCCGGCGGGCCATGTACGTCAATGCCGTGTGGGGGCTGGGCGCATTTGCCGTGGAAGGCCGCGTGCAGCCGGACGTGTACATCCTGGATGCGGATTCCGGCCAGCAGTTGCAGCGGCGCATCGGCAGCAAGGAGGCCATGCTCACCATCTGCAAGGACGGTCTTGCCGAACAGGAGACGCCCACGGCCTGGCGCAGTCAACCGTGCCTGGACGATGCCCAGTTGCAGGCCCTGCGCCGCGCCGCCCTGATCCTGGAAGCCCACTACGGCCAGCCCCAGGATGTGGAATGGGCCGTGGACCGCGCCGGCGCGCTCTGTTTTCTCCAGTCCCGCCCCCTGGGCATGTGGGGCAGACAGACAGACGCGGACTCCGCTGGCCTGCAGGATGAGGCCCTGCCCGTGCTCCTCGAAGGCGGCGACACGGCCTGCCCCGGCCTGGCCGCCGGACCCGTCTTCCTGTCCCAGTCCCCGGACGACGCCGCACACCTGCCCGACGGCACCGTGCTGGTGGCCCGGCATTCCTCGCCGGCGTACACCGTCGCGTTTCCCCGGCTGGCGGGGGTGATCACGGAACACGGCAGCGTCACCGGGCACATGGCGTCGGTGTCGCGCGAATTCGGCATCCCCACCCTGGTGGGTGTGTCCGGTGTCATGCAGGCCCTGACCACGGGGCAGGAAATCACCCTGGATGCCTGGTCCCGCCGCATTCATGCCGGCCTGCACCCCGCGGCCCTGGAAGCCCAGCGCCAGTCCCGGATGTCCTGTCCCCTCACCCCGCCGGATGCCGTCCAGCACTCCCCGGCCCGCATCGCCCTGCAGACCCTGCGGCGGGAGCTGGTGCCCCTGACCCTCACCGATCCCAAGTCCCCGGACTTCTCCCCGGCACACTGCCACACCGTGCACGACGTCATGCGCTACCTGCACGAAAAATCCTACGGCGAGATGTTCGTCATCAGCGACCACGTGAGCAAGAGCGCGGGCCAGGAGGGGTTTGCCCTGCGCCTGGAAGGCACCACCGGGCTGGATCTGCACATCATCGACCTGGGCGGCGGCCTGACGGACAAGCATCCCCATCGCCGCGGCGTGCCCGTGGAGGACGTGGTGTCCCGGCCGTTCAAGGCCCTGCTGCGGGGGCTGATCCTGGATCCAAAAATCCAGGGCCCCCGGCCGGTGCACCTCAAGGGCTTCTTCGCCGTGCTTGGGGAACAGATGGTGGGCGAACATCATCTGCAGAAAGACCGGTTCGGCGACCGCAGCTACGCCATCATCTCAGACAAATACCTCAACTTCAGCTCCCGCGTGGGCTATCATTACGGCGTGCTGGACTGCTACTGCGGCCAGACCGTGAACAAGAACTACATCACCTTTTCCTTCAAGGGCGGCGCGGCGGACGAGGTGCGGCGCGGACGGCGGGCCCGGGGCATCGCCCTCATCCTGGAGCGCATGGGATTTGTGGTGGAAACCGTGAGCGACCGCGTGTCCGGCCGCTTTCAGAAATACGACGCCGCCACCATCGAGGCGGTGCTGGCCGAGATGGGCCGACTGCTGCAATACACCCGCCAGGTGGACATGCTCATGACCGGCGAAGCCAGCGTCCAGGCCATGGCCGACTGCTTCTTCACCGGCACCTGCTATTTTGAACCGACGCCGTAA
- a CDS encoding response regulator, which produces MPSTIRVLIVDDEERFRETLARLLKAKGFDATAAAGAQEALDLLARESFHVALLDVKMPGMGGLEALEAMKRLAPSLEVLALTGHASMDVAAAMLERGAANYFLKPCPVGDLADAILQAVDRAKVAGGGE; this is translated from the coding sequence ATGCCTTCGACCATCCGCGTGTTGATCGTGGACGATGAGGAACGGTTCCGTGAAACCCTGGCCCGGCTGCTCAAGGCCAAGGGCTTCGATGCCACCGCCGCCGCCGGGGCCCAGGAAGCCCTGGACCTGCTGGCGCGGGAGTCCTTCCACGTGGCGCTGCTGGACGTGAAGATGCCCGGCATGGGCGGGCTGGAAGCCCTGGAAGCCATGAAGCGGCTGGCCCCCTCCCTGGAAGTGCTGGCCCTCACCGGCCACGCCTCCATGGACGTGGCGGCAGCCATGCTGGAACGCGGCGCCGCCAACTACTTCCTCAAACCCTGCCCCGTGGGCGACCTGGCAGACGCCATCCTCCAGGCCGTGGACCGCGCCAAGGTGGCCGGAGGCGGCGAATAG
- a CDS encoding DUF4857 domain-containing protein yields MNRLAQCGLTVLCIVLAAVYLPMAYDWLFVEPVAKTHLLYSPVLQQFVWTEKVAVPPAEALGKGEDHHAEIIHRDEAGTYYSRVEFEKLLPFIYYKNMELWGLLPLNIDGERFDAETIKARRRVMELTPRDILRRPVGLTVPPLLESAPGVARLVFPEDRYRLASGGLEFINADFNTVDDTLSQAFTSALKDAGFVFPARLTAGWPVLLKPFDAGHFLVDATGAVFHLKRVEGTPVVVRTPIPPALQTRHIAVMESARRDYLGLLLAGDGSLHLLREDDYGLVPLPLPGYDPETMDFKLLLDPLHATAVYSDDTTIHGVAMDREFQVVRRYSHAMSRAEAGLAGQLGQVLFPVRLQWRTDPVPGFHLQLGNKWSLAVATVALALLMLGMLRMRRREQGRRG; encoded by the coding sequence ATGAACCGACTCGCGCAATGCGGCCTGACGGTGCTGTGCATCGTGCTGGCGGCCGTGTATCTGCCCATGGCCTACGACTGGCTGTTCGTCGAGCCCGTGGCCAAGACGCACCTGCTGTACAGCCCGGTGCTGCAGCAGTTTGTCTGGACGGAAAAGGTGGCCGTGCCGCCGGCCGAAGCCCTGGGCAAGGGCGAGGACCATCATGCGGAGATCATCCACCGCGACGAGGCCGGGACCTATTACAGCCGCGTGGAGTTCGAGAAGCTCCTGCCCTTTATCTATTACAAAAATATGGAATTGTGGGGACTTTTGCCCCTGAACATCGACGGCGAGCGCTTTGACGCCGAAACCATCAAGGCCCGGCGGCGGGTGATGGAGCTGACCCCCCGGGATATCCTGCGTCGGCCCGTGGGCCTGACCGTGCCGCCGTTGCTGGAATCCGCGCCCGGTGTGGCCCGGCTGGTCTTTCCCGAGGATCGCTACCGCCTCGCTTCCGGGGGGCTGGAATTCATCAACGCCGACTTCAACACCGTGGACGACACCCTGAGTCAGGCCTTCACGTCCGCCCTCAAGGACGCCGGCTTCGTGTTTCCGGCCCGGCTTACGGCCGGCTGGCCCGTGCTGCTCAAACCCTTCGACGCCGGGCATTTTCTGGTGGACGCCACGGGGGCGGTGTTTCATCTGAAACGGGTGGAAGGCACGCCCGTGGTGGTGCGCACGCCCATCCCGCCGGCGCTGCAGACGCGACACATCGCGGTGATGGAAAGCGCCCGGCGTGATTACCTGGGCCTGCTTCTGGCCGGCGACGGCAGCCTGCACCTGCTGCGCGAGGATGACTATGGTCTCGTCCCCTTGCCGCTGCCCGGGTATGATCCCGAGACGATGGACTTCAAGCTGTTGCTGGATCCTCTGCACGCCACGGCTGTTTACAGCGATGACACCACCATCCACGGCGTGGCCATGGACCGGGAGTTTCAGGTGGTGCGCCGGTATTCGCATGCCATGTCCCGGGCGGAAGCCGGGCTGGCCGGACAGCTAGGGCAGGTGCTGTTCCCGGTGCGGCTGCAATGGCGCACGGATCCTGTGCCCGGCTTCCATCTGCAGCTGGGCAACAAGTGGTCCCTGGCCGTGGCGACGGTTGCGCTTGCGTTGCTGATGCTGGGGATGCTGCGAATGCGCCGGCGGGAGCAGGGCCGCAGGGGCTGA
- a CDS encoding ABC transporter ATP-binding protein, giving the protein MAYAVTGNAPAFTVPPGVSSSAIDVRNLHHRYGARIIYEQLSLQVPRGKVVALLGKNGVGKTTLIKILMGFLTPRAGRCTVLGDPSHALRPATRRQVGLLFEGHVAYDFMTIAQIERFHAPFYPRWRKELYYELVGRLGLPEHHVIARMSEGQRSQVVLGLLMAQQPDLLILDDYSMGLDAGYRRLFVDLMVEYLAGGDRTVFLTSHVIQDMERFVDDIILLERGGVARHCALKDFLCQFHRHVLPKTAARGPVQAAACIKNAEEHAGHWDLFSFADGHTLAAALADQGHDPCALQQMPMSLEDAFIGYTGRY; this is encoded by the coding sequence ATGGCATACGCAGTGACAGGCAATGCACCTGCCTTCACCGTCCCCCCCGGCGTGTCGTCTTCGGCCATTGATGTCCGGAATCTGCATCACCGCTATGGCGCGCGGATCATCTACGAGCAGCTGTCCCTGCAGGTGCCGCGCGGCAAGGTGGTGGCCCTGCTGGGCAAGAACGGCGTGGGCAAAACGACCCTCATCAAGATTCTCATGGGCTTCCTGACGCCCCGGGCCGGCCGCTGCACGGTGCTGGGGGATCCCTCCCACGCCCTGCGCCCGGCCACCCGGCGTCAGGTGGGGCTGCTTTTCGAAGGGCACGTGGCCTATGATTTCATGACCATTGCCCAGATTGAGCGGTTCCATGCGCCGTTTTATCCACGCTGGCGCAAGGAGTTGTATTACGAGCTGGTGGGCCGGCTGGGCCTGCCGGAGCATCACGTCATCGCCCGCATGAGCGAGGGCCAGCGTTCCCAGGTGGTGCTGGGGCTGCTCATGGCCCAGCAGCCTGACCTGTTGATCCTGGACGATTATTCCATGGGCCTGGATGCCGGCTACCGTCGCCTGTTTGTGGATCTGATGGTCGAGTATCTGGCCGGCGGCGACCGCACCGTGTTCCTGACCTCCCACGTCATCCAGGACATGGAGCGGTTTGTGGACGACATCATCCTGCTGGAGCGCGGCGGCGTGGCCCGACATTGCGCCCTCAAGGATTTTCTGTGCCAGTTCCACCGCCATGTGCTGCCCAAGACCGCGGCCCGGGGACCGGTGCAGGCCGCGGCCTGCATCAAGAACGCAGAAGAGCATGCCGGGCACTGGGACTTGTTTTCCTTTGCCGACGGGCACACCCTGGCTGCCGCCCTGGCCGACCAGGGGCACGATCCCTGCGCCCTGCAGCAGATGCCCATGAGCCTGGAAGATGCCTTCATCGGCTACACCGGGCGGTATTGA